Genomic DNA from Manihot esculenta cultivar AM560-2 chromosome 15, M.esculenta_v8, whole genome shotgun sequence:
AAGGTACTTATAATACAGGAGCATGCCTATGTATTAATACAATTCATGtttgtttaaaaaaagaaatgtatTCTCTCTATTTGTTGCTAACTCTTGTACGGCCAGTAACACAGTTTCCTCTTTTTTTCCCACCATAAAATCTCCTTCAGAATGAGCTATTGTTCGCAGAGATCGAGTATATGCAGAAAAGGGTATGCACCTTTTATTCCCATGTTCCCCATATCCTCGTCTTTGTAATTGGTtgtttgaataaaaataattccaAATGCAGGAAATTGATTTGCACAACAATAATCAGCTTATTCGAGCTAAGGTCTGTATGTCTTCCACTCGACCTTTTTTCATAAatttgcttaattttgtgggtCAAGTAGAATGGCTAAATGGGACTTCTGAGAATATGCAGATTGCCGAGAATGAAAGGAAGCAACAGAACATGAATTTGATGCCTGGCGGTGGTGACTACGAGATGATGCAACCTCAGCCATTTGACAACAGGAACTACTTTCAAGTGAATGCACTACAACCCACCAATCATTACCCACACCAAGACCAGATGGCTCTTCAGTTAGTGTAAGAATTAATCAACCTTGTGTATATGTATAACATTTACTTCACTTTTGCATGCACATGTACTGATGCATGATAATTTACCTACGTTTTTGTGCAGTTAATACTCTTGTCTGGGCGTccttttaattctatttttgcATGGAGAGTATCAGACATATATTTCACCTGCTGGAAGCCGAAAGTATGCCCAAATTTTCTTGCAGAAATCAACTTTGCCCGACCACTGGAGTCCATAAATACTACTATCCCACCATGCACTAGCCTTGCGTAATCAACCTTGCGACCTACTAGTATTGTTATAAGAGAAGGATTTGTTTTCTGGATATTCAAAAACTTGGATCCTTTATGACTATGGACTTGTTTCATTTACTTGAATCTTCTGCGATATATCATGTAGGTTGCTCTTATAAAATTAGTTCATAATATTCTAACtagaaaataaagttaaaagaaTCACAAGGAAAAGATAGCTAACAAATATGAAgtgatttatttataatgtcATCACAATTACATtgcatttttaataatattcattATATATCATTATTAAGAAGTAATTTTTCAACAGCCACCAGCTCGAACTAAAAGTGGACAGATACAAAGCAGGTTCAGAGGATCTTCCTCAAAGCTAGATACGATAGTCCTCCAATGACCTTGTTTGCAATTTCACTTGGGTGAATAGCATCCCAGAAGAAGTGCAAATTCCTATCTTCACATGGAAGTTCCCAACGGTTGGATACACCATACAGATTTAGCTTATAGCACATGTCTATTTTAATCTGAAAAGCTGAAAGACACGAAcagaaaattcaatttttagctCAAAAATTTCTTAGAAACTACTTAAATGTACTGTGAATAATTTCTCAGTTTCTCTACCAGGAGAAGTAATAAGTTCTGACACGATTCCATAAGTGTTCAAGTAGATAAATTGTGCCCCAGTCAGCTCGCAGTTGAGCTGATTTACGAGTATTTCAAGCCGGTTGTTGAAGAGATTTATTGCGTTGTTAATCCAGTCCACGCATAAGGACCCATTTGTGTCTGAGGAAGCAATAGCTCCTGGTGTGCAGCCTACAGGACCAATTCCACTCAAGACCACCTTTCTTGCTCCAGATTTAGACAAATTCTAAACAAAACAATAATACTCATAAATAAGTAATTATATACAATATATtccaatatattattaattactaACCATAATTTGTTGAGAAAACTCTTCTATAAGAACTTGTGCATATTGCTCTAGGGTGTACAGGCTGCTTGTATTGTAAGATTGAGACAAGAAATAGTTGGCAATATAGTCATTGCTTCCAATTACAAATAAATAGAAGCACTGGTTCAGGTATTGGGTGGCTGAGTCTTTGCTTCCTAGCAGATCAACTATGTGGGAGATGGTGACTTGGTGATTTTGCAACTGGGTGCTCAAGTCTATGTTAACACCCTGCACAATAAAAacatatgttattattattacttgatAGTGCTATGTAACGATTgtatagcaaaaaaaaaaaaaaaaaaaaaaaagaaaaataccaaGTGCTTGCCGGTTTCGTTTCGAATTCCTGCTGAACCAGATGCATAGTTTACACCTTTGAGAATTTCCGGGCCATTAGCAGTTGCAAATGGTGGGATGAAGTTGTCAAAGCCCAAGAGTTCCCCTGCatgcatttatttaatttggatGATGAAAACATAATATATCAACCTTTGCCATAGATAATAAGTAGAGTTGTTGAAGATGGGTTtctagttaattaattataccAATCACATCAGCAATAGTTCGACCATTGCAAAACCTTCCGGTGGGACCCTCCGGGAAGTCAATCCCGTTCGGCAGGAAATTCGCTTTAGCGAAGGTCGGGAGATTGTTATTATTTCCACTATCCACCAAGGAGTCTCCAAAAATGAAATAACAAGGCACTTTCGATTCTCCATCAACACAATGTTGTTTCAAGCTTGCTAATGTCAACAGAAAAATGCCCAGCAAATGCAGCTTTGTCCTCCGACCAGCCATGGAGAATGTTTTGAGAATGTATGTGAAGAGGCAAATATGAATGGTGATGACAATCTGAGATAGCAAATGAAGCTAAAATAGGTTTGATAATGGCATGCTAAATGTTAAGAAAATACaaagaaaaatttaaacatgaatcatctgaaaataaaaaaagagagacgagtaaaaattattatagtgATTAATATAatagattataataatttaaatttaataattacgttatttaatatttgtaacAGGTGATTTAGAatattgatattataattttattttttattatattttaattatttatatttattaatttttttataattatttaaattaataaaattttagtttaataatattttatataattagtttaattattttatatctttattataattaatattttttataatttttttaatcgattatatatatttattatatataattattcacataatataaaatatttataattaaattatattagttatgattttataaaaatatcaaataaataaacctgtgagataattttcattttttacacgatcttttgttataaaattattgctaagttattttttttaattatccaaACATCTTTCTGATGAtgctcatttaatttttataaatatatttttaaaattttatttattattaaaataaaaaaatatactaaaatttttttaataataaaaatataatataatttgtcttgcaatattaataatataaaatatttaaaagtactaagaaataaaaaaaatcatattatagtgataataaatataataaaaattgtatATATTGTACTAAAAAGTAGTAAAAAAACTAAAAGGTCATACATTAAcagtgattaaaaaataataaattatatttataataataaatataataaaaattgtatttattatattaaaaaataaaaataaaattaaaaattgatattaatagtgattaaaaaaataataaattgtatttattatatatacattaattattattttatataaaaataaaattataaattataaaaaattataaatatatttatatcatatattataaatatttaaaataattaattgtgTAACTTGTCAATTTCTCACCAATTTATTTTAAagtctaattatatatataaatctctcaccaatttattttaaagtctatatatatatatatatatatatgataaaaatataattaaaacgaCGTATTACAAgtttaaatatatcatttttcgtatattttatagttagaaaaatagatatatattaattttttattaattataataaaaatataattaatttttaatttaaaaaatttaaaagctatatataaattataataataaaaataataaattatatttattatgaacatattaattattaaccttattaaatatgaaaaatataatttaaaataaaaataaaatttattaagtatACCACTTAatacaaatatataaatttaaaatatatcacTCGATATAATTACATGAATTTAGACATGCTACTTATTAATCTTCcacatttattttaaactttaaCTTTACGTATATATAGATTTTCCGACAATATAAAAAGAATACAAGATATTAAAGCATTGATATGCGGTTATAATTAGCTGTAAATCacgtaaattaaatattttaactacTATGTTTctcttgaaaaaataaaaaattaaaactttaaaatatatatagtatACATCTGCTACTCGTGAAAAATAATGCAAGCTCTCTTATACACAAGCATATAGTTTCACCTGAGGAAGAGCCCCATATGAGAGACATgatttttgttataaaattagtaaaagaaattttacatgatttttgttataaaattagtaaaagtgattttgtttaattatttaaacatttttttGATGGTGCTtgcttaaattttataaatatatttctaaaattttatttattattaaaataaaaaatataataaaattaaaatttttaatatatatatatatattttccgaCAATATAAAAAGAATACAAGATATTAACGTATTGGTATGCAGTTATAATTAGCCGTAAAtcagataaattaaatatttcaacTACTATGTTTctcttgaaaaaataaaaaattaaaactttaaaatatatatagcaTACATCTGCTACTCGTGAAAAATAATGCAAGCTCCCTTATACACAAGCATATAGTTTCACCTTGCAGTAAGGAAGAGCCCCGTATAATTATAAGAGAgacatgaaaaattataaaacatggGAAAGGGCAGAGACAcatgtataataataataattgatgaCCGTTGGATTTTTTCGCCCCGGTCTAAGGCCAAGCCCATTAGGACAGCCCATAATCTGAAGGCTTCTAAGCCTCCTCTAAGAGTCAAGTTCAGCCCGCTCAGTTCCACGACCGGGCTCCAGTCAGATTcttcaatcaggccggcccagcTCTTCCGGCCCAATGAACAGATCCCCTCTGGGCCTAGTCTCAACCTTATCTTCCGGCCCAATTCGGAACCAGGAAGGAGTTCAGCACATCTgccttgtgggaccatccgcatgcgcgccaggggagaatcaggggccgttacgcatggaatAGAGGTCTGATTTCCTCGTACATCCGTATCAAcgtggcagggacaggtggcccagtGATAGCCAGTCTGTTATACGTCATTAGCAGAGGGAGGAAATAGATAAAAGGAGGGGATACTCCCCTCTAGGGCTAAGTTTTTCCTAAATTCAAAAACCCACtgtaaaaaccctattttctggatctcagatcatcaagtggcgccgtctgtgggaaaataACCTggtcctcatgagtacggtgcgCTGAGCGAGCACGCTCAGGTCTGTATGGGGGAGTAAGAACCCTACGCAGGTGGATCataagtatcccacatcggaaagaggttgaaaGGGAGAAGGCCTTATAAGTCTCTGCCCTTGAAACCGCAGTGGACGCGTTTTAAAGCAAAACCGTGCGGTCTTgagccaaagcggacaatattcactggtgtggaccCAGGACCCTGATGACTCAACAtcatcaaatggcgccgtctatgggaacgaaggagatcttttcatctccggagttccactctcacaatacccactgagatccacaatggctaaccacaacgaaaacaacgtcattccaaatgacctaagctctgcccaagaggggcagcagttctccttttccagtcctacaactccaaacaatcaaccacctatccctttcaacccctccccaagcttggcagggaatgcttccgccgctaccttgtccaaccaggacctccaaaccatcgccctccaactacaaaacacTACCCACTGGCTGGGGCAAATAATGCAGCAAcagggccttagcaccccagcaAACGCATTGCCAATGGTAGAAGAGCCCCAGACCAATGAACCTCAACCTACCCTCAACCATCCCCAAACAGTTAG
This window encodes:
- the LOC110601508 gene encoding GDSL esterase/lipase At1g29670: MAGRRTKLHLLGIFLLTLASLKQHCVDGESKVPCYFIFGDSLVDSGNNNNLPTFAKANFLPNGIDFPEGPTGRFCNGRTIADVIGELLGFDNFIPPFATANGPEILKGVNYASGSAGIRNETGKHLGVNIDLSTQLQNHQVTISHIVDLLGSKDSATQYLNQCFYLFVIGSNDYIANYFLSQSYNTSSLYTLEQYAQVLIEEFSQQIMNLSKSGARKVVLSGIGPVGCTPGAIASSDTNGSLCVDWINNAINLFNNRLEILVNQLNCELTGAQFIYLNTYGIVSELITSPAFQIKIDMCYKLNLYGVSNRWELPCEDRNLHFFWDAIHPSEIANKVIGGLSYLALRKIL